Genomic DNA from Halobaculum sp. CBA1158:
GACTGGCATACCCGCGACGACGGCCGACCCCGACTTGGGCGTTGGCGTCGCGGTCGGCGTCGCCGGCGACACCGATCCGGACGTCGAGTGTACCGCTGGCGACACCGACCGCGACCGCGACCGCGACATCGACCGCGACGACAGCAGCGACAGGAGAACTATGTCCGTCCGGGCCCTTCGATCCGGTAATGGGTCGCGTCCTCGCCGCGATCGGCCGCCGGCTTCGTCGGGTGGAGCCCCCGCCGCGGGTCGTCGACTGGGCCATCGCCGTCTGCGTCGCCTGCGAGGTCGCTTCCGGCCTCTACTCGTTCACCCGCGGCACCCCGAGCGGCGCGTGGGTGTTCTGGCTCCACTCGTCGGTCGGACTGACGCTGGCGGCGCTGGTGGGATTCAAACTCTACCGCGTCCGCCGGCGCGTCGCCGCGCCCGCCTCGTGGGATCGCTTCACCCCCGTCTCCGTGCTCCAGGCGGTCGTCACCCTCGCCGCCCTGGGAACCGGGACGTTCTGGGTGCTCGGGGGTAACGTGCCGATCCTCGCGTGGACGACGCTGAACCTCCACGTCGGCCTCGGCCTCCTGCTCGTTCCCCTCGTCCTCTGGCACCTCCGCGGCCGGTACCACTCCCCCCGCGACGTGGACCTCGACCGCCGGGCCGCCCTCCGGACGGGCGCGCTGCTCGTCGCCGGCACCGTCGCCTGGCGCGCGACCGAGACGGCCGACCGCGTCCTCGGCGGTGCGACGCGGCGCTTCACCGGCTCGAAGCCCACGGGCGATCTGTACGACACCGAGACCGAGGGCGGGAGCTTCCCCGTCACCTCGTGGGTCGCCGACGACCCCGACCCGGTCGACCGCGAGTCGTGGACGCTCTCGGTTCGCGGGCTGGTC
This window encodes:
- a CDS encoding molybdopterin-dependent oxidoreductase codes for the protein MGRVLAAIGRRLRRVEPPPRVVDWAIAVCVACEVASGLYSFTRGTPSGAWVFWLHSSVGLTLAALVGFKLYRVRRRVAAPASWDRFTPVSVLQAVVTLAALGTGTFWVLGGNVPILAWTTLNLHVGLGLLLVPLVLWHLRGRYHSPRDVDLDRRAALRTGALLVAGTVAWRATETADRVLGGATRRFTGSKPTGDLYDTETEGGSFPVTSWVADDPDPVDRESWTLSVRGLVEEELDLPFEAVAGDADGPDASVAATLDCTSGWYTHQRWGGVRVGDLLESAGADDDRARYVRFTSVTGYRWSLPVDEARDAVLATHVGGRRLSHGHGAPARLVAPGRRGFQWVKWVESVEVRERGDPMQWLVTLISGFD